Proteins encoded in a region of the Bacillales bacterium genome:
- a CDS encoding CotS family spore coat protein, which yields MMERRSLTDEHVREILKQYGVVPDTLWLVSQRRERMQWMVNSGEDRWILKKEPRAFEKMLFIAGAHQHLHDNGLPIAKLARTSEGDLCVDGKEAGGSFVMYERHTGDPLNYYDPDHLQKAMAFKAAFHEKSAGYEKPEGAKRRRRLGKWEKLYRWKIQQLQGFQTIARHFGNDPFSRLFMQHAEEMIKRGKAAFEALDAPYFQEQTEKFVESGMFCEQDFTLARLTMKDGRAFMKELRSVNRDMPTRDIRVMLDKVMKKFSVWDRELCVQMLRAYDKVRPLDKDEFRVLRTDLQFPHLFASIAQNYYLREKKAWNDDKFLLALQNVIAVEQSKTAILNDFEEIYENVKTHDSTAVR from the coding sequence ATGATGGAGAGGAGAAGCTTAACCGATGAACATGTGAGAGAGATTTTGAAACAGTATGGGGTCGTTCCGGATACGTTGTGGCTTGTCTCGCAGCGGCGGGAACGCATGCAGTGGATGGTCAACAGCGGAGAAGACCGTTGGATTTTAAAAAAAGAACCGCGAGCGTTCGAGAAAATGTTGTTCATTGCCGGTGCCCATCAACATTTGCACGACAACGGGCTGCCGATCGCGAAACTGGCGAGAACGAGCGAAGGCGACTTGTGCGTTGACGGTAAAGAAGCAGGCGGCAGCTTTGTGATGTATGAGCGGCATACAGGCGATCCGCTTAATTATTACGATCCGGACCATTTGCAAAAAGCGATGGCGTTCAAAGCTGCGTTTCACGAAAAATCGGCAGGTTATGAAAAGCCTGAGGGAGCGAAACGGAGGCGGCGTCTCGGCAAATGGGAAAAATTATACCGCTGGAAAATTCAACAGCTGCAAGGATTCCAAACGATTGCTCGGCATTTTGGGAACGATCCGTTTTCGCGATTGTTCATGCAGCATGCGGAGGAAATGATCAAACGCGGTAAGGCGGCGTTTGAAGCGCTTGACGCTCCTTACTTTCAGGAACAAACGGAGAAATTCGTTGAAAGCGGCATGTTTTGCGAGCAAGATTTCACCCTTGCCAGGTTGACGATGAAAGACGGGCGAGCGTTTATGAAAGAACTGCGTTCAGTCAATAGAGATATGCCGACGCGTGACATTCGGGTGATGCTCGACAAAGTGATGAAGAAATTTTCCGTTTGGGACCGCGAGCTGTGTGTTCAAATGCTGCGAGCCTACGATAAGGTACGTCCGCTGGATAAGGATGAGTTTCGTGTATTGCGGACGGATTTGCAATTTCCGCACTTGTTTGCTTCCATCGCGCAAAACTATTATTTGCGCGAGAAAAAAGCGTGGAACGATGATAAATTTTTGCTCGCTTTGCAAAATGTAATTGCCGTAGAACAATCGAAAACGGCGATTTTGAACGATTTCGAGGAGATTTATGAAAACGTGAAGACCCACGATTCCACGGCTGTCCGATGA